From the Solanum stenotomum isolate F172 chromosome 4, ASM1918654v1, whole genome shotgun sequence genome, one window contains:
- the LOC125861349 gene encoding uncharacterized protein LOC125861349 — translation MIKFAVTWLSDIAPMVRTILERNKEYLNNYNVQWNGVNGFEISEGEYSFVVDLEKKHCDCRLWMLRGIPCPHAICAYYYLNQDPDQHVEHWYKKETFLKAYNHFIQPISNMRMCPETTNPSIEPPKPRKMPGRPGKKRRKSKDEPKKWGKLSRK, via the coding sequence ATGATCAAATTTGCTGTAACATGGCTATCAGACATTGCACCTATGGTAAGGACAATACTAGAAAGAAACAAGGAGTATTTAAATAACTATAATGTTCAATGGAATGGGGTGAATGGTTTTGAGATTAGTGAGGGGGAATATTCATTTGTTGTTGACTTGGAGAAGAAGCATTGTGACTGTAGGTTGTGGATGTTGAGAGGTATTCCTTGCCCTCATGCTATTTGTGCTTATTATTACTTGAATCAAGATCCTGATCAACATGTAGAGCACTGGTATAAGAAGGAAACATTTCTCAAGGCTTACAACCATTTCATCCAACCTATTTCCAATATGAGGATGTGTCCTGAAACTACAAATCCATCAATAGAGCCTCCAAAACCAAGAAAAATGCCAGGCAGACCTGgcaagaagagaagaaagagtaaGGATGAGCCAAAAAAATGGGGGAAACTTTCAAGAAAATGA